From Rutidosis leptorrhynchoides isolate AG116_Rl617_1_P2 chromosome 3, CSIRO_AGI_Rlap_v1, whole genome shotgun sequence, a single genomic window includes:
- the LOC139899018 gene encoding uncharacterized protein produces MSDVPPAGISGSTDSDPVALPTATPAAATADTPAPTPTSDRGASTSGDGTSAPAPVSAPGPSRSQPRIGGIEIPAEFGEGPFRNHMRTPCRRTPDGRLVVIPPGRHRQMLAAFGRFGLPAQPPVSPPHDSDDSSSADSSSSDDSSDDEDPADRPIQAPSTPSRKRYRFDGTVIPGVNGGRAFTDAFGHRRRVTARKRVVPYPADPQIRKVPRHVLTIPGTVPPRFRYGPLTSRDVPSTSGAGPSTSAPPAPTAPPAPPAPPAPPAPSNEELMREIETLRARVTELEEQLARGAVHPPSP; encoded by the coding sequence atgtcggatgttccacctgctggcatttcgggcagtacagactcagaccccgtcgccctacctactgctacacctgctgctgctactgccgatacaccggccccgacacccactagtgatcgcggcgcttccacttccggagatggtactagtgcacctgccccagtgtctgctcccggaccctcgaggtcacagccccgcattggtggtattgagatccccgcggagttcggggaagggccgtttcgtaaccacatgcgcacgccttgccgacgcactcccgacggacgtttagtcgtgattccgccaggcagacacagacagatgttggccgccttcggacgcttcgggttaccagctcagccaccagtgtcaccaccacacgattcggatgactcatcatccgccgattcttcatcatcagacgactccagcgatgatgaggatcctgctgatagacctattcaggcaccctccaccccgtcgaggaagcggtaccgtttcgacggcaccgtcattccaggggtgaatggaggtcgtgcttttactgacgcatttggccatcgtcgtcgggttactgctcgtaaacgagttgtgccataccctgccgacccacagatacgtaaggttccccgtcacgtattgactattcctggaaccgtaccacctagatttagatacggaccacttacatctagggacgtaccgtctacatccggagccggaccatctacatcagcaccaccggcaccaaccgcaccacccgccccacctgcaccgcctgccccaccagctccctctaacgaggaactgatgagggagattgagactctccgagctcgagtcactgagctcgaggagcagttggctcgaggagcagttcacccaccttcaccgtag